A portion of the Zymoseptoria tritici IPO323 chromosome 8, whole genome shotgun sequence genome contains these proteins:
- the NFA2401 gene encoding nucleosome assembly protein NAP-1 (Nucleosome assembly protein NAP-1), translated as MSEPIRNNRSQAQTAPTPQNTPANAAPISSHAAAPGMSSINEEELDRAAAASIFAQNPRLVSMMQNKLQGLVGKSSGYVESLPAPVRKRVAGLKGVQKEHSKLEAEFQEEVLQLEKRFFAKFTPLYEKRAAIVNGAAEPTEAEIEAGEEDEEDDEEAEAAKAEADKDASAADLKGIPEFWLSAMKNSSLAETITDRDEEALKFLTDIRMEYLDRPGFRLIFEFSENSFFSNKILNKTYFYQEENGYGGDFIYDHAEGDKIDWKAGQDLTVKIESKKQRNKNTKQTRIVKKTIPTPSFFDFFNPAAPPEDDDDEIDEDIEAKLELDYQLGEDIKEKLIPRAIDWFTGEALQFEQGLDDFDEDDFEDEDDEDDDDDERDEDDEDEDDDEEDGSRPKQETAECKQS; from the exons atgtcgGAACCCATCCGCAACAATAGAAGCCAGGCGCAGACCGCTCC AACACCGCAGAACACTCCAGCAAATGCTGCGCCAATCTCATCTCACGCCGCTGCGCCCGGCATGAGCAGCATCAACGAAG AGGAACTCGACCGTGCCGCCGCCGCGTCCATCTTCGCGCAAAACCCACGTCTCGTGTCAATGATGCAGAACAAGCTCCAAGGCCTTGTTGGAAAATCTTCCGGATACGTCGAGTCCCTCCCCGCTCCCGTCCGAAAACGCGTTGCCGGTCTCAAGGGTGTCCAGAAGGAGCACTCCAAGCTCGAGGCTGAGTTTCAAGAGGAGGTCCTTCAACTCGAgaagcgcttcttcgccaagTTCACCCCACTTTACGAGAAGCGTGCCGCCATTGTCAATGGTGCCGCTGAGCCAACTGAGGCTGAGATTGAGGccggtgaggaggacgaagaagacgatgaggaggccGAGGCCGCAAAGGCGGAGGCTGATAAGGATGCTTCTGCCGCCGACCTCAAGGGTATTCCAGAGTTCTGGCTGTCCGCGATGAAGAACTCTTCCCTCGCCGAGACCATCACCGACCGCGATGAGGAGGCTCTCAAATTCCTCACCGACATCCGCATGGAGTACCTTGACCGCCCTGGTTTCCGTCTGATCTTTGAGTTCTCCGAGAACTCATTCTTCTCCAACAAGATCTTGAACAAGACCTACTTCTACCAGGAGGAGAACGGATACGGTGGTGACTTCATCTACGACCACGCTGAGGGTGATAAGATTGACTGGAAGGCCGGTCAGGATTTGACTGTTAAGATTGAGAGCAAGAAGCAGAGGAACAAGA ACACCAAGCAGACCCGCATTGTCAAGAAGACCATCCCTACGCCATcattcttcgacttcttcaacCCCGCCGCACCACcagaggacgatgatgacgagatcgacgaggacatCGAGGCCAAGCTCGAGCTTGACTACCAGCTCGGTGAGGACATCAAGGAGAAGCTCATCCCACGAGCAATCGACTGGTTCACCGGCGAAGCTCTGCAATTCGAGCAGGgcctcgacgacttcgatgaggacgatttcgaggacgaggacgatgaggatgatgatgacgatgagcgcgacgaggacgacgaggatgaggacgatgacgag GAGGACGGCTCAAGACCCAAGCAGGAGACCGCCGAGTGCAAGCAAAGCTAG